The following coding sequences lie in one Lolium perenne isolate Kyuss_39 chromosome 2, Kyuss_2.0, whole genome shotgun sequence genomic window:
- the LOC127333188 gene encoding uncharacterized protein: MSHRSDTPSCSDDSDDSTTIDPTGLYTMDDFISEQGIFHSLLEQINVKIQAKIKPQQASTSRRRFASRKYIERNREEGHEQLIADYFAEHPIYTDKQFRTRYRMRRPLFLRIVRALGEWSPYFRERRDALNRPGLTPLQKCTVGIRMLALGSPSGITDKYIQIGFSTVIHCFEQFVEGVIDMFGGEYLRSPTSVDMQRLLQMGETCGFPGMLGSIGCMRWEWKKCPVKWVRRLTHSDHGVVKIILEAVASQDLWIWHAFFGAVGSQSDMTVLNQSQLFTDILKGQGPDVQFTVNRRQYSMGYYLADGIYPEWPVFIKTIPLPQTEKDRLFAQYQEGARNDVQRAFRLLESRFPIVHGPTKYFPKETLGKIMQACIILHNMTLEDEKDMASFCFDSNETSETSVAPLSDMNDGSAHYFADLLQRNATISTKSTDNRLRRDLIEHVWQRFGPFGEN; this comes from the coding sequence ATGTCCCATCGGTCAGACACGCCATCCTGCTCGGATGATTCCGATGACAGCACTACCATTGACCCAACCGGCTTATACACTATGGACGATTTCATTTCTGAACAAGGCATCTTCCACAGTTTGCTTGAGCAGATCAATGTGAAGATTCAGGCCAAAATCAAGCCTCAGCAAGCTAGTACATCTCGCCGTCGCTTTGCCAGtaggaagtacatagagagaaatCGTGAAGAGGGCCATGAACAACTCATAGCTGATTACTTTGCTGAGCATCCAATCTACACTGACAAACAATTCCGTACAAGGTACAGGATGAGGAGACCCCTCTTTCTACGTATAGTCCGTGCCTTGGGAGAGTGGTCCCCCTATTTCAGAGAAAGGAGAGATGCCCTTAATCGTCCAGGACTCACGCCTCTACAGAAGTGCACAGTAGGTATTCGTATGTTAGCATTGGGGTCCCCCTCTGGCATTACTGATAAATACATACAGATTGGTTTCAGCACAGTAATTCACTGTTTCGAGCagtttgtggaaggggtgattgaCATGTTTGGTGGAGAATACTTGCGGAGCCCCACTAGCGTGGATATGCAACGTCTACTACAAATGGGTGAGACCTGTGGGTTCCCTGGCATGTTGGGAAGCATTGGTTGTATGCGCTGGGAGTGGAAAAAATGCCCAGTTAAATGGGTGCGTCGTCTTACTCATAGTGATCACGGAGTCGTTAAAATCATCCTTGAAGCAGTTGCTTCACAAGACCTCTGGATATGGCATGCTTTCTTTGGTGCTGTTGGGTCTCAGAGTGACATGACCGTGCTGAATCAATCACAGTTGTTCACCGATATCTTGAAAGGTCAAGGTCCTGATGTGCAATTCACTGTCAACAGGAGGCAATACAGTATGGGTTACTATCTTGCTGACGGAATATACCCAGAATGGCCCGTCTTCATTAAGACAATACCCCTCCCTCAAACTGAAAAGGATCGATTATTTGCACAATATCAAGAAGGAGCAAGGAATGACGTCCAACGTGCATTTCGACTCCTAGAATCACGTTTTCCCATCGTGCACGGGCCAACaaaatattttccaaaggaaactCTAGGAAAAATCATGCAAGCTTGCATCATACTTCATAATATGACACTTGAGGATGAGAAAGATATGGCAAGTTTTTGTTTTGACTCGAATGAGACATCTGAGACATCGGTTGCTCCACTGTCAGACATGAACGATGGATCTGCTCATTATTTTGCTGATTTACTACAGAGAAATGCAACTATTTCTACAAAATCAACAGATAACCGACTCCGAAGAGACTTAATAGAGCATGTCTGGCAGCGCTTTGGGCCATTTGGCGAGAACTAA